A single genomic interval of Nonomuraea rubra harbors:
- a CDS encoding serine/threonine-protein kinase produces the protein MFRPLRAGEPTRLGDYRIIAGLGEGGQGVVYLAEDASGERVAIKVLHARLAGDTEARERFLREVDAAMRVAAFCTARVLDVAVDGDRPYIVSEFIDGPSLEDSVREHGPRSGGALDRVAVSTATALAAIHRAGVVHRDLKPSNVLLGSDGPRVIDFGIARAIDMTLTGGSVGTPTYMAPEVIAGEPGQPASDVFSWAVTVGFAATGRPSFGRDTVPAVMYRILNAPPDLDGVPEPLRALLARCLAKAPQERPTAAEALHLLLGHDRTAPRPVTGPSAAASPGTAAPPAGTPPAGAPVAGAPPTGAAPAWDPTAVTPAGPPHAGPSYTGPTYAGPSHAGPAGTPPPGPPPTGEQPPGGSRKRSKLVVVGAAASVAVLVSVIVVALRWGDGGSPTASGPSATPATTTATTQSATPSVTARPYGRRVARATLGGEVNTVAVSTYDGQRAVLAGSTKGVAKVWKFGTRAGELATIQNSGGEETGAAIDVGEVDGQAATFRRLQNGGVVVSGAAGDEPLGPIYQGHQKIVYALAPAQVAGKTVVVSGDEAGKIHVWDPKTGNDSGPQPKAAGGDPVFGVATGTMDGHPFAVIASADDTARVWDLETGAMGATFRGHGDDVFTVATASLDGAPVGISGGADRLVRVWDLRSGQEIASFSGHTAEVAGLAVGRVKGRAVVASGGFDGTIRVWDLRSGEQLGDPLKVPGGRVYSVAVAEDAGETWLAAGDRGGTITAWSLGPASP, from the coding sequence ATGTTCCGCCCCCTGCGTGCCGGCGAGCCGACCCGACTGGGTGACTATCGCATCATCGCAGGTCTCGGCGAGGGCGGGCAGGGAGTCGTCTACCTGGCAGAGGACGCCTCGGGCGAGCGGGTGGCGATCAAGGTGCTGCACGCCAGGCTGGCGGGTGACACCGAGGCGCGGGAGCGGTTCCTGCGCGAGGTCGACGCGGCCATGCGGGTGGCGGCGTTCTGCACGGCCCGCGTGCTGGACGTGGCGGTCGACGGCGACAGGCCGTACATCGTGTCGGAGTTCATCGACGGGCCGTCGCTGGAGGACTCCGTCCGCGAGCACGGGCCCAGGTCAGGAGGCGCGCTCGACCGCGTCGCGGTCAGCACCGCGACCGCGCTGGCGGCCATCCACCGGGCCGGGGTCGTCCACCGTGACCTCAAGCCGTCGAACGTCCTGCTGGGCTCCGACGGCCCCCGCGTGATCGACTTCGGCATCGCGCGGGCGATCGACATGACCCTCACCGGCGGCTCGGTGGGCACCCCGACGTACATGGCGCCCGAGGTGATCGCCGGCGAGCCGGGGCAGCCCGCGTCCGACGTGTTCAGCTGGGCGGTGACCGTGGGTTTCGCCGCGACCGGGCGCCCGTCGTTCGGCCGGGACACGGTGCCCGCGGTGATGTACCGCATCCTCAACGCCCCGCCGGATCTGGACGGCGTGCCCGAGCCGCTGCGTGCCCTGCTCGCCCGCTGCCTGGCCAAGGCGCCGCAGGAACGTCCGACGGCGGCGGAGGCGCTGCACCTTCTCCTCGGCCACGACCGGACCGCGCCCAGACCCGTCACCGGTCCCTCGGCCGCGGCATCCCCTGGCACGGCGGCCCCACCGGCCGGAACTCCGCCGGCCGGAGCCCCGGTGGCCGGAGCACCACCGACCGGAGCGGCACCCGCGTGGGATCCCACCGCCGTGACGCCGGCCGGGCCCCCGCACGCCGGGCCCTCCTACACCGGGCCCACCTATGCCGGGCCCTCGCATGCCGGACCCGCCGGAACGCCACCGCCGGGACCGCCGCCCACGGGCGAGCAGCCGCCCGGCGGCTCCCGCAAGAGATCCAAGCTCGTGGTGGTCGGCGCGGCGGCCTCCGTGGCGGTGCTCGTGAGCGTGATCGTGGTGGCCCTGCGCTGGGGCGACGGCGGCTCCCCCACGGCGTCCGGCCCCTCGGCCACGCCGGCCACGACGACCGCCACCACGCAATCGGCGACCCCCAGCGTCACCGCCCGCCCGTACGGCAGGAGGGTGGCCCGGGCCACGCTCGGCGGCGAGGTCAACACGGTGGCCGTGAGCACCTACGACGGGCAGCGCGCCGTGCTGGCAGGCAGCACCAAGGGCGTGGCCAAGGTGTGGAAGTTCGGCACGCGCGCCGGTGAGCTCGCCACGATCCAGAACTCCGGCGGCGAGGAGACGGGCGCCGCCATCGACGTGGGCGAGGTGGACGGGCAGGCGGCCACGTTCAGGCGGTTACAGAACGGCGGGGTCGTCGTCTCCGGCGCGGCCGGCGACGAGCCGCTCGGGCCCATCTACCAGGGCCACCAGAAGATCGTCTACGCGCTCGCGCCCGCGCAGGTGGCGGGCAAGACGGTGGTGGTCAGCGGCGACGAGGCCGGGAAAATCCATGTATGGGACCCGAAGACGGGCAACGACTCCGGGCCCCAGCCCAAGGCGGCGGGCGGCGACCCGGTGTTCGGGGTCGCGACCGGCACGATGGACGGGCACCCCTTCGCGGTGATCGCGTCGGCCGACGACACCGCGCGGGTGTGGGACCTGGAGACCGGCGCCATGGGCGCGACCTTCCGCGGCCACGGCGACGACGTCTTCACCGTGGCGACCGCCTCGCTGGACGGCGCGCCGGTGGGCATCAGCGGCGGCGCCGACCGCCTGGTCCGCGTCTGGGACCTGCGCAGCGGCCAGGAGATCGCCTCGTTCTCCGGCCACACCGCCGAGGTCGCCGGCCTGGCGGTGGGCAGGGTGAAGGGCCGCGCGGTGGTCGCCTCGGGCGGGTTCGACGGGACGATCCGCGTCTGGGACCTGCGCAGCGGCGAGCAGCTCGGCGACCCGCTGAAGGTTCCGGGCGGGCGCGTCTACTCGGTGGCGGTCGCCGAGGACGCCGGGGAGACCTGGCTGGCCGCCGGCGACCGCGGCGGCACCATCACCGCCTGGAGCCTCGGCCCGGCCTCCCCCTAG
- a CDS encoding ABC transporter substrate-binding protein, with amino-acid sequence MLRRLLLTALLLTTACGGGGSGGATGTIEYWLWDSAQQPGYQKCADAFQQQNPGLRIHISQYGWDDYWSKLTASFIADTAPDVFTDQLAKFPQFVDLQVLRPLDDLGPTSDIKDSDYQQGLAELWKGKDGKRYGAPKDWDTIAIFYDAAALRAAGIDPATLDELTWNPRDGGTFEKTIARLTIDQNGVRGDEPGFDRTRVKTYGLAANGSGGDNWGQTQWSAFTGSAGWQPTDQNPWGTRFNLDDPVVQDTLSWYFGLVRKGYMASFAAIGGNNAITADTQIQSGLAAMGLSGSWTISSFTKLTDASGNKLDIGVAPTPIGPTGKRASMFNGLADSITTFSKQPENAAKWVKFLSGEECQNIIGRTGVVFPARPTGTELAIQYNRTERNLDVSAFTDHIRNGTTFPLPVTSNAADITALMRPALDALFLGEAPASSLTGLNQQLNALFEVAG; translated from the coding sequence ATGCTCAGACGACTCCTCCTGACCGCGCTCCTGCTGACCACCGCCTGCGGCGGGGGCGGCAGCGGCGGCGCCACCGGCACCATCGAATACTGGCTCTGGGACTCCGCCCAGCAGCCCGGCTACCAGAAGTGCGCGGACGCCTTCCAGCAGCAGAACCCCGGCCTGCGCATCCACATCTCCCAGTACGGCTGGGACGACTACTGGTCCAAGCTGACCGCCAGCTTCATCGCCGACACCGCCCCGGACGTCTTCACCGACCAGCTCGCGAAGTTCCCCCAGTTCGTCGACCTGCAGGTGCTGCGCCCGCTCGACGACCTCGGCCCCACCAGCGACATCAAGGACTCCGACTACCAGCAGGGCCTGGCCGAGCTGTGGAAGGGCAAGGACGGCAAGCGCTACGGCGCCCCGAAGGACTGGGACACCATCGCGATCTTCTACGACGCCGCCGCGCTCAGGGCCGCCGGCATCGACCCCGCCACCCTGGACGAGCTGACCTGGAACCCGCGCGACGGCGGCACCTTCGAGAAGACGATCGCACGCCTGACCATCGACCAGAACGGCGTCCGCGGCGACGAGCCGGGCTTCGACAGGACGCGGGTCAAGACGTACGGGCTGGCCGCGAACGGCAGCGGCGGCGACAACTGGGGACAGACGCAGTGGTCGGCCTTCACCGGCAGCGCCGGCTGGCAGCCCACCGACCAGAACCCCTGGGGCACCCGCTTCAACCTGGACGACCCCGTCGTGCAGGACACCCTGAGCTGGTACTTCGGCCTGGTCCGGAAGGGCTACATGGCCAGTTTCGCCGCGATCGGCGGCAACAACGCGATCACCGCCGACACGCAGATCCAGTCCGGCCTCGCCGCGATGGGCCTGAGCGGCTCGTGGACGATCTCCTCGTTCACCAAGCTCACCGACGCCAGCGGCAACAAGCTCGACATCGGCGTGGCGCCGACCCCGATCGGGCCGACGGGGAAGCGGGCCTCCATGTTCAACGGCCTGGCCGACTCCATCACGACGTTCTCCAAGCAGCCGGAGAACGCCGCGAAGTGGGTGAAATTCCTGTCGGGGGAGGAGTGCCAGAACATCATCGGCCGGACCGGCGTGGTGTTCCCGGCCCGGCCCACGGGCACCGAGCTGGCCATCCAGTACAACCGGACCGAGCGGAACCTGGACGTCTCGGCCTTCACCGACCACATCAGGAACGGCACCACGTTCCCCCTGCCGGTGACCTCGAACGCGGCCGACATCACCGCCCTGATGCGGCCCGCCCTGGACGCCCTCTTCCTCGGCGAGGCCCCCGCCTCCTCGCTCACCGGCCTCAACCAGCAGCTCAACGCGCTGTTCGAGGTGGCGGGATGA